In Aegilops tauschii subsp. strangulata cultivar AL8/78 chromosome 3, Aet v6.0, whole genome shotgun sequence, one genomic interval encodes:
- the LOC109749755 gene encoding aspartic proteinase CDR1-like — protein sequence MAGARCYALLVVAIVLTAQLCGCTAYVGRDGFTVEFIHRDSVQSPFHDPSLTSHGRLLAAVRRSAARASALARSYAGGSPHGAVSEVVHGQFEYLMHVNVGTPATRVLAIVDTGSNLVWFKCTNVRTAATTTPAAIAGGASLVFNPSSSSTFGRVYCQSGTCHKLPGTSCDASSRCKYAQSYVDGSKTTGLLSTESLIFDDAPGGCVGCRQRRQLLVPNFSFGCSTATAGTFRADGVVGLGSGDFSLITQIGAGTSLGRRFSYCLAPYYVNASSPLNFGARAAVTEPGAATTALLRPDPRKPLYTVVLESVRIGNARFEHLSNVIIDSGTTLTFLDKVLLDPIMEEMTRRIHFVRKRPPNRQLQLCYSVLGPSGKFYFYKFVPDLTLNLAVFAEAVTLKPENLFVEVQIGTMCLMMAPVTPQQPVAIIGNIAQQNFHVGYDLDKGTVTFAPADCARSYRSSSASV from the coding sequence ATGGCAGGTGCGAGATGCTACGCTCTCCTTGTCGTTGCCATTGTCCTGACGGCCCAGCTATGCGGATGCACGGCGTACGTCGGCCGCGATGGGTTTACCGTGGAGTTCATCCACCGGGACTCCGTCCAGTCGCCGTTCCACGACCCGTCGCTCACCTCGCACGGCCGCCTACTTGCCGCCGTGCGGCGTTCCGCGGCGCGCGCCTCAGCTCTCGCGCGCTCCTACGCCGGCGGCTCCCCTCACGGCGCCGTGTCGGAGGTCGTCCACGGGCAGTTCGAGTACCTGATGCACGTCAACGTGGGCACGCCGGCCACCAGGGTGCTCGCCATCGTCGACACCGGCAGCAACCTCGTCTGGTTTAAGTGCACCAACGTCCGTACCGCAGCGACGACGACTCCAGCAGCAATCGCCGGTGGCGCGAGCCTTGTGTTCAACCCGTCGTCCTCGTCGACGTTCGGCCGCGTGTACTGCCAGTCCGGCACGTGCCACAAGCTCCCCGGCACCTCCTGCGATGCCAGCTCCAGATGCAAGTACGCCCAATCCTACGTCGACGGCTCGAAGACAACCGGCCTCCTCTCCACCGAGAGTTTGATCTTCGACGATGCCCCCGGCGGCTGCGTCGGGTGCCGCCAGCGTCGGCAGCTGCTCGTGCCCAATTTCAGCTTCGGCTGCTCCACGGCTACGGCCGGCACGTTCCGCGCGGACGGCGTCGTCGGTCTCGGCAGCGGCGACTTCTCCCTCATCACACAGATCGGCGCCGGCACCTCGCTCGGCCGGAGGTTCTCCTACTGCCTCGCGCCCTACTACGTCAACGCCTCCTCCCCGCTCAACTTCGGCGCCCGTGCCGCCGTGACGGAGCCGGGCGCGGCGACGACGGCGCTGCTCCGCCCCGACCCGCGCAAGCCGCTCTACACCGTCGTGCTCGAGTCCGTCAGGATCGGGAACGCGAGGTTTGAGCACCTGTCCAACGTCATCATCGACTCCGGCACGACGCTGACGTTCCTGGACAAGGTTCTGCTTGACCCGATAATGGAGGAGATGACACGGCGCATTCACTTCGTGCGGAAGCGGCCGCCGAACAGGCAGCTGCAGCTCTGCTACAGCGTGCTCGGGCCGAGTGGTAAATTTTACTTCTACAAGTTTGTCCCGGACTTGACGCTGAATCTGGCCGTCTTCGCGGAGGCGGTGACGCTGAAGCCGGAGAACCTGTTCGTCGAGGTGCAGATAGGGACCATGTGCTTGATGATGGCGCCGGTGACGCCGCAGCAGCCGGTGGCCATCATTGGGAACATCGCGCAGCAGAACTTTCACGTCGGCTACGACCTTGACAAGGGCACCGTCACCTTCGCCCCTGCGGACTGCGCGAGATCCTACCGCTCGTCCTCCGCCTCCGTGTAG